The following coding sequences lie in one Apium graveolens cultivar Ventura chromosome 1, ASM990537v1, whole genome shotgun sequence genomic window:
- the LOC141723863 gene encoding ARF guanine-nucleotide exchange factor GNL2-like has product MQGGEKENERMSGVRRREFGRACMLNTEVGAVLAAIRRKTDLHPHYFSQEDSYYDSSILQSLKSLRSLIFSPQQEWNTIDPSIYLSPFLDVLESDDVPATATAVALSAILKIFRNNLFDERTPGAKHAMAGAVTAITSCRLEKTDSVSEDSVMMRILYVLTELVRHPASVLLSDHSICTIVNTCFQVVQQSANRGALLQRTAMYTMHELVQIIFARLPDIDVKDEEISDSDDEDTVDPRYGIRSAVDIFHFLCSLLNVVQVYHGEYDPAQGALPRQSFDEDVQLFALVLINSVIELSGDSIMNHPKLLRMVQDDLFHHLIYYGTRSTPLILSMISSIVLNIYHFLRRSVRLQLEAFFSFVLLRAASIGNAVQVQEVAIEGIINFCRQPTFIIEAYVNYDTHPTFRNVFQELGKLLCMHAFPANGPLTSLQIQAFEGLIIILQNIADSVDKEDNSSPLGEYPIEVSEYRPFWEEISTDSNSSESWVDFVRIRKAQKRKITIASNHYNRDDKKGLDYLKVSQLVSDPPVAKAFAMFFRFTPGLDKTMIGEYLGDPEEFHLQVLKEFTETFEFAGMALDSALRTYLESFRLPGESQKIHRIIEAFSNQYYDQQTSDTFQNGSAVLVLSYSLIMLNTDQHNPQVKKKMTEDEFIRNNRSINDGKDLPREYLSGLFHSIATKEITVFGQNGMTIEMSPNIWIQLINRSKKMQSFTVCNTDRTLGRDMFAVIAGPSVATLSAIFEHSEEEEMLHECTEGLFSIARIAQYGLEDTLDELLASLCKFTTLLNPYASADETLYGFTNDMKPRMATLAVFAIANSFKESIRGGWRNIVDCLLKLKRLKLLPSNVVDPDNVIESSDSAADEDLESPDARQRQCTGLIGRFSHFLSMESVEESLNLGLSEFEQNQKVIQQCRIGCIFNNSSNLSNEALQDLGRSLIFAAAGKGQKFSTPVEEEETVAFCWDLLLTMTLANVNRFSTFWPNYHDYLLTVAQFPMFSPIPFVEKGIIALVKVSNRILATYRPEKVSEELIFTSINLMWKLEKEILDTCFEFLTIQMSKILTKSPANIQTQLGWKSVLHLLSITGRHQETYEKAVETLIFLMSDGTHIYRTNYIYCIDCAFGFVALRNSPVETNKKIMDLMAESVKNLVEWYRSGYSDPGSNTSNSSSADDNSKALASSNFTVNLFVRLGEALRKTSLARREGIRNHAITSLQRSFTLAEGLYFSPSNIISSLNLVLFAMVDDLHEKMLEYSRRENAEKETRSMEGTLKLSMVLLTNVYLQFLKPISESPGFKTFWLGILRRMDTCMKADLGVYGVPDLQEMVPDLLRKIIIAMKDKNLLVPTEGDDLWEITYIQIQWIAPSVKDELFPDV; this is encoded by the exons GCTGAACACAGAAGTAGGAGCTGTTTTAGCTGCTATTCGTCGAAAAACAGATTTACATCCTCATTATTTCTCCCAGGAAGATAGTTACTATGATTCCTCCATTCTTCAATCATTGAAATCATTGAGATCACTCATTTTTAGTCCTCAACAAGAATGGAATACTATTGATCCATCTATTTATTTGTCTCCGTTTCTTGATGTTCTTGAAAGCGACGACGTTCCAGCAACTGCAACAGCTGTGGCTCTTTCTGCCATCCTAAAGATTTTTAGAAATAATCTTTTTGATGAGAGAACTCCTGGGGCCAAACACGCGATGGCTGGGGCCGTGACAGCTATCACAAGCTGCAGGCTTGAGAAAACTGACAGTGTTTCTGAAGATTCAGTTATGATGAGAATCTTGTATGTTTTGACAGAACTTGTTAGGCATCCTGCTTCCGTGTTGTTAAGTGATCATTCAATTTGCACCATTGTGAATACATGTTTTCAGGTTGTGCAACAGTCTGCAAATCGAGGTGCTCTGCTCCAACGCACTGCAATGTACACAATGCATGAACTTGTTCAGATCATATTCGCAAGATTGCCTGATATTGATGTTAAAGATGAGGAAATTTCAGATTCAGATGATGAAGATACTGTTGATCCGAGATATGGGATACGCTCCGCAGTTGATATCTTTCATTTCTTGTGTTCATTGCTTAATGTGGTTCAAGTTTATCATGGTGAGTATGACCCCGCCCAAGGTGCACTGCCTCGTCAATCTTTTGATGAAGATGTACAACTTTTTGCGCTAGTTTTGATCAATTCCGTTATTGAGTTAAGCGGTGACAGTATCATGAATCACCCAAAACTACTGAGGATGGTCCAAGATGATCTTTTCCACCATTTGATTTACTATGGAACACGATCTACCCCGCTAATCTTGTCAATGATTTCAAGTATTGTACTCAATATCTATCACTTCCTTCGCAG GTCAGTTCGTCTTCAACTAGAAGCGTTCTTCTCATTTGTGTTGTTGAGAGCAGCAAGTATCGGAAATGCAGTCCAAGTGCAAGAAGTAGCCATTGAAGGAATCATAAACTTTTGCAGGCAACCTACTTTTATCATTGAAGCCTATGTCAACTACGACACTCACCCCACGTTTCGTAATGTTTTCCAAGAATTGGGGAAGTTGCTGTGTATGCATGCCTTTCCAGCTAATGGCCCTTTAACAAGTTTACAGATTCAGGCTTTTGAAGGCTTGATTATCATTCTTCAGAACATTGCTGACAGTGTGGATAAGGAAGACAATTCAAGTCCTTTAGGAGAATACCCCATTGAAGTTTCAGAGTATAGGCCTTTCTGGGAAGAGATAAGTACAGATTCTAATAGCTCAGAGAGCTGGGTCGATTTTGTGAGAATAAGAAAGGCACAGAAGAGAAAGATAACGATAGCAAGTAACCATTATAATCGCGATGACAAGAAAGGTTTGGACTATTTGAAAGTTTCACAGTTGGTTTCGGATCCTCCTGTTGCTAAGGCATTTGCTATGTTCTTTAGGTTCACTCCTGGGCTAGATAAGACCATGATTGGAGAATATCTCGGTGACCCTGAAGAGTTTCACCTTCAAGTTCTGAAAGAATTTACAGAAACTTTTGAGTTCGCTGGAATGGCTCTTGACAGTGCTCTTAGGACTTATTTGGAGTCATTCCGATTGCCAGGAGAGTCGCAAAAGATCCACAGGATAATCGAGGCATTCTCTAATCAGTATTATGATCAACAAACTTCAGATACGTTCCAGAATGGATCGGCTGTTCTAGTGCTTTCCTACTCCCTCATTATGCTCAACACAGATCAACATAACCCTCAAGTAAAGAAAAAGATGACAGAAGATGAGTTTATAAGAAACAATAGATCAATCAATGATGGAAAAGATCTTCCAAGAGAGTACTTATCTGGGCTTTTCCATTCCATTGCAACAAAAGAAATCACAGTGTTCGGACAAAATGGTATGACAATCGAAATGAGTCCAAACATTTGGATCCAACTTATAAACCGGTCCAAAAAGATGCAATCCTTCACAGTGTGCAATACAGATCGTACTCTAGGAAGAGATATGTTTGCTGTTATAGCCGGCCCTTCAGTTGCAACACTATCAGCAATATTCGAACattctgaagaagaagaaatgctACATGAATGTACTGAAGGCCTGTTTTCGATAGCCAGAATTGCTCAGTATGGACTTGAAGATACTCTTGATGAACTCCTGGCTTCATTATGCAAATTTACTACCCTTTTAAATCCATATGCATCTGCTGATGAAACCTTATATGGCTTCACCAATGACATGAAACCTAGAATGGCAACCCTGGCAGTTTTCGCTATAGCCAACAGTTTCAAGGAATCTATCAGAGGGGGCTGGAGGAACATCGTTGATTGTCTTTTAAAACTGAAAAGACTTAAACTACTTCCCTCAAATGTTGTTGATCCTGATAATGTCATCGAGTCTTCTGATTCTGCAGCAGATGAAGATTTAGAATCACCTGATGCTAGGCAACGACAATGTACTGGCTTGATAGGCAGGTTCTCACATTTTCTTTCCATGGAAAGCGTTGAAGAATCATTGAACCTCGGCCTAAGTGAATTTGAACAGAATCAGAAAGTCATCCAACAATGTCGAATTGGATGCATCTTTAACAATAGTTCAAATTTATCCAATGAAGCATTGCAGGATCTTGGACGCTCCCTCATATTTGCTGCTGCGGGAAAAGGCCAAAAGTTTAGTACACCTGTGGAGGAAGAAGAAACTGTTGCATTCTGTTGGGATTTACTCCTCACTATGACACTGGCAAATGTTAACAGGTTTTCGACATTCTGGCCTAATTATCATGATTATCTTCTCACGGTTGCTCAGTTTCCGATGTTCTCTCCAATTCCATTCGTAGAGAAGGGAATCATAGCACTTGTCAAGGTTAGTAACAGGATCCTAGCAACGTACAGACCAGAGAAAGTCTCTGAAGAGCTCATCTTTACATCAATCAACTTGATGTGGAAACTGGAAAAAGAAATCCTCGATACATGTTTCGAGTTTCTTACAATACAAATGAGCAAAATTCTTACCAAGAGTCCCGCAAATATACAAACACAACTAGGCTGGAAATCGGTGCTTCATTTGTTATCAATCACAGGACGCCACCAAGAAACCTATGAGAAGGCAGTCGAGACCTTGATTTTTTTGATGTCAGATGGTACTCACATTTACCGGACTAACTATATTTACTGCATCGATTGTGCTTTTGGTTTTGTCGCCCTCAGAAACAGTCCAGTTGAGACGAACAAGAAGATCATGGATTTAATGGCAGAATCAGTTAAAAATCTAGTTGAATGGTACAGAAGTGGATATTCAGATCCAGGAAGTAACACTAGCAATTCATCATCAGCAGACGATAACTCTAAAGCTTTAGCTTCTTCAAACTTCACTGTGAACTTGTTTGTGAGGCTTGGGGAAGCTCTTAGAAAGACCAGCTTAGCAAGAAGAGAAGGGATACGAAATCATGCAATCACTTCTTTGCAGAGAAGCTTTACATTAGCTGAGGGACTATATTTCTCCCCATCTAATATCATAAGTAGTTTAAATCTTGTGCTTTTTGCAATGGTTGATGACTTACATGAAAAGATGCTGGAGTACTCAAGAAGGGAAAATGCAGAGAAGGAAACACGAAGCATGGAAGGCACATTGAAGCTCTCGATGGTGCTCTTGACAAACGTTTACCTGCAGTTCTTAAAGCCAATATCAGAGAGCCCTGGATTTAAGACATTCTGGTTAGGAATCTTGAGAAGAATGGATACATGTATGAAAGCCGACTTGGGAGTCTATGGTGTGCCAGATTTGCAAGAAATGGTACCAGATTTATTGAGAAAGATTATAATAGCAATGAAGGACAAGAATTTATTAGTGCCTACAGAAGGTGATGATCTGTGGGAGATTACCTATATTCAAATACAGTGGATTGCTCCATCCGTAAAAGATGAATTGTTCCCTGATGTGTAA